Proteins from a single region of Chryseobacterium sp. T16E-39:
- the accC gene encoding acetyl-CoA carboxylase biotin carboxylase subunit, whose translation MFKKILIANRGEIAMRILRTCKEMGIKTVAVYSTADKDSLHVRFADEAVCIGPAMSKDSYLKISNIIAAAEITNADAIHPGYGFLSENANFSRICQKNGIKFIGASPEQIEKMGDKANAKATMKAAGVPCVPGSDGLIESYEHAVKVAEETGYPVMIKATAGGGGKGMRAVWKAEDLKDHWESAIQEAVAAFGNGGMYMEKLIEEPRHIEIQVAGDQYGKACHLSERDCSVQRRNQKLTEETPSPFMTDELREKMGDAAVKAAEYIGYEGVGTIEFLVDKHRNFYFMEMNTRIQVEHPITEQVIDYDLIREQILLAAGTPISGINYYPKLHSIECRINAEDPYADFRPSPGKITGLNIPGGHGIRVDTHVYSGYSIPSNYDSMIAKLITTAQTREEAIAKMRRALEEFYIEGVKTTIPFHRQLMDDENYLAGNYTTKFMEDFVMDKKYDNH comes from the coding sequence ATGTTCAAAAAAATATTAATAGCCAATCGTGGCGAAATTGCAATGCGAATTCTTCGTACTTGTAAAGAAATGGGAATCAAAACTGTTGCAGTATATTCTACTGCCGACAAAGATAGTCTTCATGTAAGGTTTGCTGACGAAGCTGTTTGTATTGGCCCGGCAATGAGCAAGGACTCATATCTTAAAATCTCTAACATTATTGCAGCTGCAGAAATTACAAATGCTGATGCGATCCATCCAGGTTATGGATTCCTGTCTGAAAATGCTAATTTCTCAAGAATCTGTCAGAAAAACGGCATCAAATTTATTGGTGCTTCTCCTGAGCAGATCGAAAAAATGGGTGACAAAGCTAACGCGAAGGCAACCATGAAAGCAGCAGGTGTACCATGTGTACCGGGTTCTGACGGCTTGATCGAATCTTACGAACACGCTGTAAAAGTTGCTGAAGAAACAGGATACCCTGTCATGATCAAAGCAACTGCAGGTGGTGGTGGAAAAGGGATGAGAGCTGTTTGGAAAGCTGAAGACCTAAAAGATCATTGGGAATCTGCAATTCAGGAAGCTGTAGCAGCCTTCGGAAATGGAGGTATGTATATGGAAAAATTAATTGAAGAGCCAAGACATATCGAAATTCAGGTTGCAGGAGACCAATATGGTAAGGCATGCCACCTTTCTGAAAGAGACTGCTCTGTACAGAGAAGAAATCAGAAATTAACCGAAGAAACTCCTTCGCCGTTCATGACTGATGAGCTTCGTGAGAAAATGGGTGACGCAGCAGTAAAAGCAGCAGAATATATTGGTTACGAAGGTGTTGGAACAATCGAATTTTTAGTAGACAAGCATAGAAATTTCTATTTCATGGAAATGAATACAAGAATTCAGGTTGAACATCCAATTACGGAACAGGTAATTGACTATGACCTAATCAGAGAGCAAATTCTTTTGGCTGCAGGAACCCCAATTTCAGGGATCAATTATTACCCGAAATTGCACTCAATTGAATGCAGAATCAATGCAGAAGATCCATATGCGGATTTCAGACCATCTCCAGGAAAGATCACAGGATTAAATATTCCTGGTGGCCACGGAATAAGAGTTGACACTCATGTATATTCTGGATATTCAATTCCTTCCAACTACGATTCAATGATTGCAAAATTAATTACGACTGCTCAGACCCGTGAGGAGGCAATTGCAAAAATGAGACGCGCCCTGGAAGAGTTTTATATCGAAGGTGTAAAAACGACAATTCCATTCCATAGACAACTAATGGATGATGAAAATTATCTTGCAGGAAATTATACCACAAAATTCATGGAAGATTTTGTAATGGATAAAAAGTATGATAATCACTAG